AATACCTTTTGTATCATAGTGTAGATTATCAGGCCCTTTGGATAATCCATCACAGTCAAACCACTTGTAACCATCTGCATGAACATTTTCTTGGGCATTCCTCACGACTGAAGTATATTTAAACATCGAATCTGGAGAGGTTACCCTGCATACAGAGAACTTAAGATTCTCATTACCTGTCTCTTTCTTGATATTTCTAATGAATTTTTCTAGATTTGATTTGTACGCTTCTGCATATTCAGCATTCCCACCATCACTTTCACCCTGCATCCACATAACGCCTTTAATGGAAATTTTCCTGGTTTTTTCAGCGGCACTGATCTCTGCAAGTGTTTTTTGGTAGAGGAATCCCTTTGGCTCAGAGTTCCATTCCTTTGCTAATTTAGTATCACCTGCGGAAACTTTGATAATTCCTATCTTTTCTTTTTTAGCTATCTCATGAGCAAAGGAAACTTCAGGGCCGAAACCTTTTACCTCAAAAGATGATGGGGAAACCTGAACCCATTTACCCTCTTTGAAGATGAAGGCATTCTCGCTTGGCTTCTTCAAATCCTCTGGCAAATCTGCGGCAACAGACCTCATTCCAACCATGTTGCTTTGACCAAGAAGTAGATAGACGGGTAATG
This sequence is a window from Enterobacter sp. RHBSTW-00994. Protein-coding genes within it:
- a CDS encoding sialate O-acetylesterase, giving the protein MKTGYVFAFSVASAFLVSGCDNSASVKTESPLPVYLLLGQSNMVGMRSVAADLPEDLKKPSENAFIFKEGKWVQVSPSSFEVKGFGPEVSFAHEIAKKEKIGIIKVSAGDTKLAKEWNSEPKGFLYQKTLAEISAAEKTRKISIKGVMWMQGESDGGNAEYAEAYKSNLEKFIRNIKKETGNENLKFSVCRVTSPDSMFKYTSVVRNAQENVHADGYKWFDCDGLSKGPDNLHYDTKGIVNLDQLFAKSLN